In Zingiber officinale cultivar Zhangliang chromosome 1A, Zo_v1.1, whole genome shotgun sequence, a genomic segment contains:
- the LOC122038374 gene encoding uncharacterized protein LOC122038374, with the protein MSFLLSSHHVVASSSSSSRSRFCFSSPSSPSLLPPSLAFPVNRRKSYRLRLACAKDSDTVASGGDSKPSNGNLPKSRRDILLEYVRNVQPEFMELFMKRAPQQVVDAMRQTVTNMIGTLPPQFFAVTVTTVAENLAQLMYSVLMTGYMFRNAQYRLELQQSVEQISLPDPEEKNKDSDHAPGTQKKVTGEVIRWNNVTGPEKIDAVKYIEYLEAEIEELNRQVAKKSSNGHNELMEYLRNLEPQNIKELTSSAGEDVVFAMNTFIKRLLAVSDPAQMKTSVTETSAPQLANLLYWLMVVGYSIRNIEVRFDMERVLGTSPKLAELPPGEDI; encoded by the exons ATGTCTTTCCTTCTCTCCTCGCACCATGTCGTTGCCTCCTCTTCTTCGTCCTCCCGTTCGCGCTTTTGCTTCTCGTCTCCGTCTTCTCCCTCACTTCTGCCGCCGTCGCTCGCTTTTCCGGTGAACAGAAGGAAAAGCTACCGTCTGAGGCTCGCGTGTGCTAAGGATTCCGACACTGTCGCCTCCGGTGGCGATTCTAAGCCCTCAAATGGAAACCTG CCAAAGAGTCGGAGGGACATTCTTTTGGAATATGTAAGAAATGTTCAACCTGAGTTTATGGAATTATTTATGAAAAGGGCACCACAACAG GTTGTTGATGCCATGCGTCAAACTGTGACCAATATGATAGGAACACTTCCGCCTCAGTTTTTTGCAGTAACTGTTACTACG GTAGCAGAAAACCTGGCACAACTTATGTATAGTGTTTTGATGACTGGTTACATGTTTAGGAATGCACAATACCGTTTGGAATTGCAGCAAAGTGTAGAACAGATTTCCCTTCCTGATCCAGAAGAGAAAAAt AAGGATTCAGATCATGCACCTGGTACACAGAAAAAGGTGACTGGAGAAGTTATCAGATGGAACAATGTAACTGGTCCTGAAAAAATAGATGCTGTAAAATACATAGAATATCTTGAAGCAGAAATAGAGGAATTGAATCGTCAAGTTGCAAAGAAGTCTTCAAATGGACACAATGAACTTATGGAGTACTTACGAAACCTAGAACCTCAAAATATAAAG GAGCTGACAAGCAGTGCAGGAGAAGATGTTGTTTTTGCTATGAATACCTTTATAAAGCGCCTTCTGGCTGTTTCTGATCCTGCACAAATGAAG ACCTCAGTGACAGAAACAAGCGCTCCCCAACTCGCTAATCTGCTTTATTGGCTGATGGTAGTCGGGTACAGTATTCGCAACATTGAAGTTCGCTTCGACATGGAAAGAGTCCTCGGCACTTCCCCAAAGCTTGCAGAGTTACCACCGGGGGAGGACATATGA
- the LOC122038373 gene encoding protein ELC-like yields MAPQPPTSELNIQQVQQFLTNSLSQRGPSALPYAEDVKWHIRQHLVAVMGAFPSLRPRASSFTHNDGRSAHLLQGEGTMPISFRGAVYHLPVVIWLLESYPRRPPAVYLTPTRDMLVKPGHSLVDPSGLVREDAVPYLRSWVYPASNLVDLVRSLSHLFGIDPPLYTRPSHTPSPPAPSPSPSFASPYGSGGGEPTRFPPPPSTQAHFSARPTEDPSEVYRRNAISKILESVHADMATLRHSQEAEMEGLFSTQAELRRRQQDLSRGLQEMIQEKEGFEQQLQLVLMNSDLLEGWVRENEELCRRCREGVDVDDVFEPVDGLSRQMTECTAADIAIEDTIYALDKAVQEGAIPFDSYLRTVRTLSREQFFHRATAAKGRATLVHAQVTSMASRTQQYVSQ; encoded by the coding sequence ATGGCTCCTCAACCGCCGACTTCGGAGCTCAACATCCAGCAAGTTCAGCAGTTCCTCACGAATTCGCTGTCGCAACGGGGACCGTCGGCGTTGCCCTACGCCGAGGACGTGAAGTGGCACATCCGCCAGCATTTGGTCGCCGTGATGGGGGCCTTCCCTTCCCTCCGCCCACGCGCCTCCTCGTTCACGCACAACGACGGCCGCTCCGCACACCTCCTCCAGGGCGAGGGCACCATGCCGATCTCCTTCCGCGGTGCCGTGTACCACCTTCCCGTCGTCATTTGGCTCCTCGAGTCCTACCCGCGCCGACCTCCTGCCGTCTACCTCACCCCTACGCGCGACATGCTCGTCAAGCCTGGGCACTCTCTCGTTGACCCTTCCGGCCTTGTCCGTGAGGACGCGGTCCCCTACCTCCGCTCTTGGGTCTACCCTGCTTCCAACCTCGTCGATCTAGTCCGATCCCTCTCCCACCTCTTCGGCATCGATCCCCCTCTGTACACCCGCCCGAGCCACACGCCCTCTCCTCCCGCCCCTTCCCCCTCTCCCTCTTTTGCATCCCCATATGGAAGCGGTGGTGGCGAGCCTACTCGTTTTCCTCCTCCCCCTTCGACGCAGGCCCACTTCTCAGCTCGCCCAACCGAGGACCCCTCTGAAGTCTACCGCCGCAATGCTATCTCCAAGATCCTGGAGTCCGTCCATGCTGACATGGCGACGCTGCGCCACTCTCAAGAGGCCGAGATGGAGGGCCTCTTCTCTACACAGGCCGAACTGCGGAGGCGGCAGCAAGATCTCAGCCGTGGCCTCCAGGAAATGATTCAGGAGAAGGAGGGCTTCGAGCAACAGCTGCAGCTTGTTCTCATGAATTCGGATTTGCTCGAGGGGTGGGTCAGAGAGAATGAGGAGCTGTGTCGGCGTTGTCGTGAGGGGGTAGATGTGGATGATGTCTTCGAGCCTGTCGATGGCCTGTCAAGGCAGATGACGGAGTGCACTGCTGCTGACATAGCAATAGAGGACACAATCTATGCTCTGGACAAGGCTGTTCAGGAAGGGGCAATACCGTTCGATTCATATCTGAGGACTGTGAGGACATTGTCGAGGGAGCAGTTTTTTCACCGAGCGACAGCAGCTAAAGGTCGTGCTACTCTGGTTCATGCCCAGGTTACAAGTATGGCTTCAAGGACGCAACAATATGTTTCCCAATGA